A single region of the Blastopirellula marina genome encodes:
- a CDS encoding methyltransferase domain-containing protein: MTTKDFGAIETDYAFFMSHATEAKSDVEEYARKLEGFAEGRSNIHLFDFGCGTGEFSRQLLETLAWPKESLYLTLFEPVDHQQEIAAKRLSRFSDHAIASLGEASFDQRPTFDVIVSNHVLYYAENLGQTITQLLERLDSEGKMLLALAGHENALIKLWKVGFDLLNQPIPYFVAEDVEAVLATHDVCVSKSPSNYQLRFPDNEENRWKILRFLFGDYLRQIPRKEILQQFDQYVQEDQIEINTFSEHFIVQLNPRA; encoded by the coding sequence ATGACAACGAAGGATTTCGGCGCGATCGAAACGGACTACGCGTTTTTCATGTCGCATGCCACCGAGGCCAAAAGTGATGTCGAGGAATATGCCCGCAAGCTGGAAGGCTTTGCCGAGGGACGATCAAACATTCATCTGTTCGACTTTGGCTGCGGAACCGGAGAGTTCAGCCGGCAACTACTGGAAACCCTGGCCTGGCCAAAAGAATCGCTGTACCTGACCCTCTTTGAGCCCGTCGATCACCAGCAAGAGATTGCTGCCAAACGATTATCACGCTTTAGCGATCACGCGATTGCGAGCCTAGGCGAAGCCTCGTTCGACCAGCGACCGACCTTCGACGTCATCGTTTCCAATCACGTGTTGTACTACGCTGAAAACCTGGGCCAGACCATCACGCAGCTCTTGGAACGCCTGGACAGCGAAGGAAAAATGCTGCTCGCGCTAGCTGGCCACGAGAATGCGCTAATCAAGCTCTGGAAAGTAGGTTTTGATCTGCTCAACCAGCCGATTCCTTATTTCGTAGCCGAAGATGTCGAAGCGGTACTCGCTACCCACGATGTCTGCGTGAGCAAGTCTCCATCGAACTATCAACTTCGCTTTCCCGATAACGAAGAGAATCGCTGGAAGATCCTGCGTTTCCTTTTCGGCGACTATCTACGACAGATTCCGCGGAAAGAGATCCTTCAGCAATTCGACCAATACGTGCAAGAAGATCAAATCGAGATCAACACGTTCAGCGAGCACTTCATCGTGCAACTTAACCCTAGAGCGTGA
- a CDS encoding SgcJ/EcaC family oxidoreductase, which translates to MKCFSSPGGCHIAGKVGYGLLACSIMLLVGATVQAQSTEATSSPVEKDLKAFFGAFEAAFNQHDAKAVANAWQEDAVHRQTALADSLKGRAAILAAYEALFQADPQAKLAVTLNSLREVAPNVVSVKCSTQVLHSDKSVSFSRLSALLTKHGNQWLISEVEEADVPAAAANAPSPLHQLDWLVGTWVDGNEKSTVSNQVGYIQGGSFLTRHYQINSPQGFSQSGMQIIGWDSEHNVIRCWQFDGDGSFGEGTFEQTSPTTWRCPMVVKLVDGRRASYSQVIERVSNNELKLSLVNMEVDGQALPGTGPDKLTRYGN; encoded by the coding sequence ATGAAGTGTTTTTCTTCGCCGGGCGGATGCCATATTGCCGGTAAGGTCGGCTATGGTTTGCTGGCATGCTCAATCATGTTGCTCGTAGGCGCAACGGTTCAGGCTCAATCGACCGAGGCGACAAGCAGCCCGGTCGAGAAAGACCTGAAAGCTTTTTTTGGCGCGTTTGAAGCGGCATTCAATCAGCACGATGCCAAAGCGGTCGCCAATGCCTGGCAGGAAGATGCGGTCCATCGCCAGACCGCCCTGGCCGACAGCTTGAAGGGGCGAGCCGCAATTCTGGCGGCCTATGAGGCCCTCTTTCAAGCAGATCCCCAGGCCAAGTTGGCCGTTACGTTGAATTCGCTTCGCGAGGTTGCCCCGAATGTCGTCAGTGTGAAGTGCTCGACCCAGGTGCTACATAGCGACAAGTCCGTTTCGTTCTCGCGCTTGTCGGCTCTTTTGACCAAGCATGGCAACCAATGGCTGATTAGCGAAGTCGAAGAAGCGGATGTGCCTGCCGCCGCCGCGAACGCGCCTAGCCCGCTGCATCAGTTGGACTGGTTGGTCGGTACTTGGGTAGACGGCAATGAAAAATCAACGGTCTCCAACCAGGTCGGCTACATCCAAGGAGGTAGCTTTCTGACTCGCCATTATCAAATCAATTCTCCCCAAGGTTTCAGTCAGTCTGGCATGCAGATCATCGGCTGGGACAGCGAACATAACGTTATCCGCTGCTGGCAATTTGACGGCGACGGAAGCTTCGGCGAAGGAACCTTCGAGCAAACCAGCCCAACGACCTGGCGTTGTCCGATGGTGGTGAAGCTGGTGGACGGTCGCCGTGCTTCGTATAGCCAGGTCATCGAGCGCGTCTCGAACAACGAGCTGAAGCTGAGCCTGGTGAACATGGAAGTCGACGGTCAGGCCCTGCCGGGAACTGGTCCGGACAAACTGACCCGTTACGGCAACTAG
- a CDS encoding DUF2314 domain-containing protein codes for MSDQESTAILTPANDPEMVAAAEKARQTFKYFWRELSWERRRIIPGLEIAAVKATFEDPPEFRTDDPSELEKEHMWLMDVDYDGKYLSGTLINSPHSLKSVKEGDQVKVPGKQICDWMYVVFGKVYGGFTIDLMRSRMPAGERRAHDNAWGFDFGQVGVVNLVPPGYIGEEAPKQGFFSKLFGGAAKEEQQDYAKVANHEHPMSVNMRPSFEEALSGSPEMLNEPDDKGFTFLHQLALAGSFDGVDVCLINGADPKRPAENGMTPYMLAKSLGWKKVMKRLEETGGA; via the coding sequence ATGTCCGATCAAGAATCGACCGCCATCTTAACGCCAGCCAACGACCCCGAAATGGTAGCAGCCGCCGAAAAAGCGCGGCAAACCTTCAAGTACTTTTGGCGCGAGTTGTCGTGGGAACGCCGCCGAATCATTCCCGGGTTGGAAATTGCCGCGGTGAAAGCGACCTTCGAAGACCCTCCCGAATTTCGCACCGACGATCCCAGTGAGCTTGAAAAAGAGCACATGTGGCTGATGGATGTCGATTACGACGGAAAGTACCTCAGCGGCACATTGATCAATTCGCCCCACTCCCTGAAGTCGGTGAAGGAAGGGGACCAGGTGAAGGTGCCTGGCAAGCAGATCTGCGATTGGATGTACGTAGTGTTCGGTAAAGTTTACGGTGGTTTTACGATCGACCTGATGCGGTCACGTATGCCGGCTGGCGAACGCCGTGCGCACGACAATGCCTGGGGATTTGATTTCGGCCAGGTGGGCGTCGTCAACCTCGTACCGCCAGGTTACATCGGCGAGGAAGCCCCCAAGCAAGGCTTCTTCAGCAAGCTATTCGGAGGTGCCGCCAAAGAGGAGCAGCAGGACTACGCCAAGGTTGCCAATCACGAGCACCCCATGTCGGTCAACATGCGTCCCTCCTTCGAGGAAGCCTTGTCAGGCAGCCCCGAGATGCTCAACGAACCGGACGACAAAGGGTTTACCTTCCTGCATCAGTTGGCCTTGGCAGGCTCTTTTGATGGCGTCGATGTTTGTTTGATAAACGGTGCCGATCCCAAGCGGCCAGCCGAAAACGGTATGACGCCGTACATGTTGGCCAAGTCGCTGGGGTGGAAGAAGGTGATGAAGCGATTGGAAGAAACTGGTGGAGCTTAG
- a CDS encoding dual specificity protein phosphatase family protein produces the protein MGSEAGLNQFVKENSRRHLVLRFDDIEKPIVGQKEVTSQHIDQAIAFAKDAERLLVTCRAGQSRSVALAYVLSCQSFGSTLAMGMLNAKRHIPNQLLIREAARILGDPEMENCFQKWRTAHAHLKLSDYYDEINDEVSAFEQTGIVNQISIE, from the coding sequence TTGGGTAGTGAGGCAGGGCTAAACCAGTTTGTCAAAGAGAACTCGCGCCGCCACCTTGTACTGCGTTTCGACGACATCGAAAAACCGATTGTCGGACAGAAGGAGGTTACCTCGCAGCATATCGATCAGGCAATCGCGTTCGCCAAAGATGCTGAGAGACTGCTGGTTACGTGTCGGGCGGGACAAAGTCGCAGCGTTGCTTTGGCGTATGTTCTGTCTTGCCAGTCCTTCGGTTCGACGTTAGCTATGGGAATGCTGAATGCCAAGCGTCACATACCGAATCAACTACTGATTCGTGAAGCTGCTCGTATCCTAGGCGATCCGGAGATGGAAAACTGTTTTCAGAAATGGCGAACGGCCCATGCTCATCTAAAGCTCTCTGACTACTACGACGAGATTAATGATGAAGTATCGGCATTCGAGCAAACTGGGATCGTTAATCAGATTTCGATCGAATGA
- a CDS encoding DUF6348 family protein has product MTEEHQLLEYIEEGIVAHGGELGGWTQLFDGQLKLFDGRITLTGEIYEGEQGRREMAHCHVFATLHEYDDEVLDACVVGMGDERDQALREAAGLWITCVAGPIKSFLDNKPVCMTCQAGVQDGDFSHGYAPGDYGLPGLRAFVGPSLSRGIEDESIHGKLDDSKPWFRYAAESAAPRRVHLVKATILSHGKEGWKRELEIDGHEVSHHDNNWPAGVQGPEFGYVTRFAVFEFPRNSAEIEHRKELERTIHYFAEHFTDYEDIDALMETMVKQGFDADLVHEVESLSTIAFGRLYFENTGITYSPTIVRARRDGTIETDVPLMGLPAYSRARAIGVKIWETLPKEKWQPLMLYNAESNAILNALESGANADDLSGMRLFPSVVPERGVSQATMDKAVEMVFNMSKAVRPASKKPWWKFW; this is encoded by the coding sequence GTGACCGAAGAACATCAACTGCTTGAGTACATCGAAGAAGGAATCGTTGCGCACGGTGGCGAACTGGGGGGCTGGACACAGTTGTTTGATGGCCAGTTGAAATTGTTCGATGGACGTATCACGCTGACTGGTGAGATTTACGAAGGGGAGCAAGGGCGGCGCGAGATGGCGCATTGCCATGTGTTTGCCACGCTACACGAGTATGACGACGAAGTCCTGGATGCGTGTGTCGTCGGGATGGGGGACGAACGCGACCAGGCGCTGCGCGAAGCGGCCGGGCTCTGGATTACCTGCGTGGCGGGGCCAATCAAATCTTTTCTCGACAACAAGCCTGTTTGCATGACCTGTCAGGCCGGTGTACAGGATGGTGACTTCTCGCATGGGTATGCACCGGGCGACTACGGCCTGCCGGGACTGCGAGCATTTGTCGGGCCATCTCTATCGCGGGGGATCGAGGATGAATCGATTCATGGGAAGCTCGACGACAGCAAGCCGTGGTTTCGCTACGCGGCCGAATCGGCGGCTCCACGACGGGTGCACCTGGTCAAGGCGACCATCCTCTCGCACGGAAAAGAGGGATGGAAACGGGAGTTGGAAATCGACGGGCACGAGGTCTCTCACCACGACAACAATTGGCCGGCCGGTGTGCAGGGACCAGAATTCGGCTACGTGACGCGATTCGCCGTGTTCGAGTTTCCTCGGAACTCGGCGGAAATCGAGCACCGCAAGGAACTGGAACGCACCATCCATTATTTTGCCGAACATTTTACCGACTACGAAGACATCGATGCGCTCATGGAGACGATGGTCAAGCAAGGGTTTGACGCCGATCTTGTTCATGAGGTCGAGTCTCTTTCGACCATTGCGTTCGGACGACTTTACTTCGAGAACACCGGCATCACGTACTCGCCGACCATCGTACGAGCTCGTCGCGATGGGACGATCGAAACGGACGTTCCTTTGATGGGGTTGCCGGCTTACTCGCGTGCCCGGGCGATCGGGGTCAAGATTTGGGAGACGCTGCCCAAAGAGAAATGGCAACCGCTGATGCTGTACAACGCTGAATCGAATGCGATCCTCAATGCCCTGGAATCAGGGGCCAATGCCGACGATCTTAGTGGCATGCGGCTTTTTCCAAGCGTGGTGCCAGAGCGGGGAGTTTCGCAGGCAACGATGGATAAGGCGGTTGAAATGGTCTTCAATATGTCGAAAGCTGTCAGGCCGGCGAGTAAGAAGCCGTGGTGGAAGTTCTGGTAG
- a CDS encoding tetratricopeptide repeat protein — translation MTKLTSAAVCLIAIFFLAGCDIQKSGDALVEDGAVYYDEGNYAEAIPYFEDALKKPLINYNKSEVLTMIGNCYNELDEYEESIKYHNMAIKENPKNHMAYVNKGVVCRLLGEFDEAEKMYNKALEIEPNYAELHVSLGALYIHQEEYEKAVVHLEKGVELDDSLAVAHSNLAFAYATVGRFEDADRELKKAIVRGYDHPELIKERIDSFKAIANETPAPDEAGADEPDEDQSSGK, via the coding sequence ATGACAAAACTCACTTCTGCCGCGGTATGTCTTATCGCGATCTTCTTTCTTGCTGGCTGCGACATCCAGAAGAGCGGAGACGCGCTGGTCGAAGATGGGGCCGTCTATTACGACGAGGGTAACTACGCCGAGGCCATTCCTTACTTCGAGGATGCTCTCAAGAAGCCGTTGATTAATTACAACAAAAGTGAAGTGCTGACAATGATCGGCAACTGCTACAACGAGCTGGATGAGTACGAGGAGTCGATCAAGTACCACAACATGGCGATCAAGGAGAACCCGAAGAATCACATGGCGTATGTGAACAAGGGAGTAGTCTGCCGGTTGCTGGGTGAGTTCGATGAGGCGGAAAAGATGTACAACAAGGCCTTGGAGATCGAGCCCAATTATGCCGAGCTTCACGTCAGCCTGGGGGCTCTCTATATCCACCAGGAAGAATACGAAAAGGCGGTCGTTCATCTGGAGAAGGGAGTCGAGTTGGACGACTCATTGGCTGTCGCGCACTCGAATCTGGCATTTGCCTATGCCACCGTAGGCCGCTTTGAAGACGCCGATCGCGAGTTGAAGAAGGCTATCGTCCGAGGATACGATCACCCTGAGTTGATCAAGGAACGGATCGACTCGTTTAAGGCCATCGCCAACGAGACGCCAGCGCCCGATGAGGCGGGTGCCGATGAGCCGGACGAAGATCAATCATCCGGAAAATAA
- a CDS encoding ATP-binding cassette domain-containing protein, which produces MSSPTIHFENTGRNFRGKWALRGMNATISPGTICGVLGANGAGKSTLLRLLAGWLPVSEGRILVDESPMRPTAIHLRRQAMLLDDATGPTKRENGASVQDLCDTIDNYQADRPGIENEVADWFEKLDVISVYKSRPGEMSKGQAYKIAMIGLFVTAPHVWLLDEPFSAGLDASGLRILEEQMAQHAAAGGIVLFSSQWPEHARRLADWALVLHEGSLEWSATPETLPTAKETPPSLQAVLQGLGPQ; this is translated from the coding sequence TTGAGTAGTCCCACCATTCATTTTGAAAACACGGGTCGAAACTTTCGCGGCAAATGGGCATTGCGCGGCATGAATGCGACCATTTCCCCAGGCACCATCTGTGGCGTGCTGGGAGCGAACGGGGCAGGGAAGTCGACGCTGCTGCGTCTTTTGGCCGGGTGGCTACCGGTGAGTGAAGGACGCATTCTGGTGGACGAGTCTCCCATGCGTCCAACGGCCATTCATCTGCGACGTCAGGCGATGCTGTTGGATGATGCCACTGGGCCCACTAAGCGTGAAAATGGGGCTTCCGTACAAGACCTGTGTGATACGATCGACAACTACCAGGCCGATCGACCTGGTATCGAAAACGAAGTGGCCGATTGGTTCGAGAAGCTTGACGTTATCTCGGTATACAAGTCTCGCCCGGGCGAGATGTCGAAAGGGCAGGCCTACAAGATCGCCATGATCGGCTTGTTCGTCACCGCACCGCATGTGTGGCTATTGGACGAACCATTCTCGGCCGGACTCGATGCCAGCGGCCTGCGAATTCTGGAAGAGCAAATGGCCCAGCATGCCGCGGCAGGCGGGATTGTACTCTTCAGTAGCCAATGGCCGGAGCACGCACGCCGCCTGGCCGACTGGGCACTGGTGCTACATGAAGGTAGCCTGGAATGGAGTGCCACGCCAGAGACTTTGCCGACGGCCAAGGAAACACCTCCGTCACTGCAAGCCGTGTTGCAAGGTCTGGGCCCTCAATGA
- a CDS encoding DEAD/DEAH box helicase yields the protein MKFTDVALAEPFQRSLKKLKYETASPIQAEAIPVILDGKDLIGCAQTGTGKTAAFALPMLNRLLETLPPREQPTERVRGKRVPHNKFQGPPRPIRGLILAPTRELAAQIGESLKKYGGATALKHTVVFGGVSQNPQVRDLRWGVDTLVATPGRLLDLMNQGHINLSQLEILCFDEADQMLDMGFLPALKKIVAACPDERQTVMFSATMPPEIRELAEKWLTNPVSVQVAPVAAPAERISQSVHFVDKRKKADLLSRYLQNTPRSRTLVFVRTKHDCDKIVKLLERDGLRAAAIHSNKSQSVRSRTLAQFKSNRPPVLVATDIAARGLDVNDVSHVVNFDLPETPETYVHRIGRTARAGAEGVAVSFCAGGERRLLKQIERLTRISIPIEPTIEGFETSEPIVHDEPPRRGGSRGRGPRSGGPRSGGPRSSGESYGNNGPRKFGSKPGKKPRRFGSKPTTNNQSRDNQGSGDDRPADKKPAAAGPFGNKKKPKRIGSKPATGFGQKQKQRRRPASAKG from the coding sequence ATGAAGTTTACCGACGTCGCGCTAGCCGAACCATTTCAGCGTTCCCTGAAGAAGCTGAAATACGAAACGGCCTCGCCGATTCAAGCAGAAGCGATTCCCGTTATTCTGGACGGCAAAGACCTGATCGGTTGTGCCCAAACCGGAACCGGCAAGACCGCCGCTTTTGCGCTTCCCATGTTGAACCGTCTTCTGGAGACGCTCCCTCCCCGCGAGCAGCCGACCGAACGCGTTCGCGGCAAGCGGGTACCCCATAACAAGTTCCAAGGGCCCCCACGCCCAATCCGTGGCCTCATTCTGGCACCCACCCGCGAGCTGGCTGCCCAGATTGGCGAGAGCCTGAAGAAGTATGGTGGTGCCACGGCCCTGAAGCATACCGTCGTGTTCGGTGGCGTCTCGCAGAACCCGCAGGTACGTGATCTTCGCTGGGGTGTCGATACCCTGGTTGCCACCCCAGGCCGCTTGCTCGACCTGATGAACCAAGGGCACATCAACCTCTCGCAGCTGGAAATCCTGTGCTTCGACGAAGCCGACCAGATGCTGGACATGGGCTTCCTGCCGGCGCTGAAGAAGATTGTTGCGGCCTGCCCAGACGAGCGTCAAACGGTGATGTTCTCGGCAACCATGCCGCCAGAAATTCGCGAGCTGGCCGAGAAGTGGCTGACAAATCCGGTCTCGGTTCAGGTTGCCCCCGTCGCAGCTCCAGCCGAGCGTATTTCGCAGTCGGTCCATTTTGTCGACAAACGCAAGAAAGCCGATCTGCTTTCACGTTATCTACAGAACACTCCGCGTAGCCGTACGCTCGTCTTTGTTCGCACCAAGCACGACTGCGATAAGATCGTCAAGTTGTTGGAGAGAGACGGCCTGCGTGCCGCCGCAATCCATAGCAACAAGAGCCAAAGCGTCCGCAGCCGCACGCTTGCTCAGTTCAAGAGCAACCGACCTCCGGTTCTCGTAGCGACTGATATCGCCGCACGTGGTCTGGACGTGAATGACGTTTCGCACGTGGTGAACTTCGATCTTCCAGAAACGCCGGAGACGTACGTCCACCGAATCGGTCGTACCGCGCGTGCTGGGGCCGAAGGGGTTGCTGTTTCGTTCTGTGCCGGCGGCGAACGTCGCCTGCTTAAGCAGATCGAACGCCTGACACGTATCTCGATTCCGATCGAACCAACCATCGAAGGCTTTGAAACGAGCGAGCCGATCGTGCACGACGAGCCACCACGCCGTGGCGGGTCGCGCGGCCGTGGCCCTCGCAGCGGCGGTCCTCGAAGTGGTGGCCCACGCAGCAGCGGTGAGTCGTACGGCAACAATGGCCCGCGCAAGTTCGGCAGCAAGCCAGGCAAGAAGCCGCGTCGTTTTGGCTCGAAGCCGACGACCAACAATCAAAGCCGCGACAACCAAGGCAGCGGTGATGATCGACCGGCTGACAAGAAGCCAGCCGCGGCAGGCCCCTTCGGCAACAAGAAGAAGCCCAAACGCATCGGCAGCAAGCCAGCAACCGGCTTTGGCCAGAAGCAAAAGCAACGTCGCCGTCCGGCAAGTGCCAAAGGCTAA
- a CDS encoding DinB family protein, with protein MNDLWNNVLNQQYEAALCTLNHCIVSSPDAAWQGKVVNMTFDQAVFHTLFFTDYYLGKCPEDLQQQAYHQQHADFFADYEEMEPRVQVQRYTKESLLDYLQFSRTKARETIAEETADDLAAACAFPPKTFSRAELHVYNIRHIQHHAAQLIMRLRMDYQVDTPWFGSGWRS; from the coding sequence ATGAACGATCTGTGGAACAACGTGCTGAACCAGCAATATGAAGCCGCGCTCTGCACTCTGAATCACTGCATTGTCAGCAGCCCCGACGCGGCCTGGCAAGGGAAAGTGGTCAACATGACCTTCGATCAGGCCGTCTTTCATACGCTGTTCTTCACCGACTATTACCTGGGTAAGTGTCCCGAAGACCTCCAGCAGCAGGCCTACCACCAGCAGCATGCCGACTTCTTTGCCGACTATGAAGAGATGGAGCCCCGCGTCCAGGTGCAACGTTACACCAAGGAGTCACTTCTCGACTACCTGCAATTTAGCCGGACGAAAGCCAGGGAAACTATAGCGGAGGAGACGGCCGACGACTTGGCTGCCGCCTGCGCGTTTCCCCCCAAGACATTCAGCCGGGCCGAACTTCACGTTTACAACATTCGCCATATCCAACACCATGCAGCCCAGCTGATCATGCGGCTACGGATGGATTACCAGGTCGATACGCCCTGGTTTGGCAGTGGCTGGCGGTCGTAG
- a CDS encoding LamG domain-containing protein, which yields MSIAAPSLFAQQNLLLVTANDGSLTGEESARRSSFQSWGYSVTTIWSGASQTTFNNTFATADLAYVSEEVDSSTLGTKLRLAPYGVVNEETHLDDEFGFSDTVGSERSATQIYVIDGGYNVTIVSSTQPLTQMGGNLAPGLVVVGRTSSSGAVTVATLEKGAALANTLISNSTAAGRRVRLPFGGNSFQWSSLNSTGQYIVQQALIFAAQTDEQLLLHWRLDESSGTTISDASGNNRHGSFQTGTPTWTSGPRDGALDFSGSNNARSNATFDPPVRGTVAFWMKRDDAVSGTERILGVSDNWEIYIGSNGRVGFDLGASGTTSGFSTSSNFNLINHWYHIVGVYDTVDDTYEIYIDGQLHKTGSYNLVDQGANYLSLGTRTGSTERFDGTIDDLRIYNYELDAQEIAELYGLVGHWKFNEGSGSVAADSTAFGNNATINGATWGTDCAGNPILAFDGSGDNARTNSNFTPPSEGTIAFWFQSANPAASHQRLWGVGGDYEMRQSTDGVMFCDITGDANSTGFFSEPLVGAKWYHFVAIYDTDDESYAIYIDGELNKSGVSASNLTAQSANRLTFGTRTGSSEYWQGSMRDFRIYNRKILTSEILELAGVIAHYELDETSGSIAYDSSLASNHATYINSPTLAVGGPNSTELGTAIELDGSTQYVTSGKSLLNGLKQFTVAGWIYFDSLSANRSFFGQNDVIEFGINGGDGQIHVWTANGGSLYVSGTLSAGRWVHVAAVGDGSTLSVYVNGALVDVGGSSTGSVGYGSSSSSFKIGEGVYSPSGHYLDGRVDDVRIYSRALCAAEIQALSAGSEAQGVRILRWTEIQ from the coding sequence ATGAGTATCGCTGCGCCGTCACTGTTTGCTCAGCAGAATCTCTTGCTGGTGACCGCCAACGATGGCAGTTTGACGGGGGAAGAATCTGCGCGCCGTTCGTCCTTTCAGTCATGGGGTTATTCGGTGACCACGATCTGGTCAGGGGCGTCGCAAACGACATTCAACAACACGTTTGCGACCGCGGATCTGGCCTATGTCTCGGAAGAGGTCGATAGCTCAACGCTTGGTACCAAGCTCCGTCTGGCACCGTACGGTGTGGTCAATGAAGAGACGCATCTCGACGATGAATTTGGGTTTTCCGATACCGTTGGTAGTGAACGCTCGGCGACGCAGATCTATGTGATTGATGGCGGCTATAACGTTACGATCGTATCTTCAACCCAGCCTCTCACCCAGATGGGCGGCAACCTGGCTCCTGGGTTGGTTGTTGTTGGTCGGACAAGCTCAAGCGGCGCGGTCACGGTGGCGACACTGGAGAAAGGGGCGGCATTGGCCAATACGCTTATCAGCAACTCGACCGCTGCCGGTCGACGTGTTCGCTTGCCATTTGGTGGAAATAGTTTTCAATGGTCGTCGTTGAACAGTACCGGGCAATATATCGTTCAGCAAGCGTTGATCTTCGCGGCTCAGACTGACGAGCAGTTGCTACTTCACTGGCGACTCGACGAAAGCTCGGGAACAACTATCAGCGACGCATCGGGCAACAATCGACACGGCTCGTTTCAAACGGGCACACCGACTTGGACGTCGGGGCCTCGGGATGGTGCCCTCGATTTCAGCGGATCGAACAATGCTCGCTCCAACGCAACATTCGATCCGCCAGTGCGTGGCACGGTTGCTTTCTGGATGAAGCGAGACGACGCCGTCAGTGGGACCGAACGAATTCTCGGAGTGTCCGACAACTGGGAAATTTACATTGGTTCGAATGGCCGGGTTGGCTTCGATCTGGGTGCATCAGGGACGACCAGCGGATTCTCAACCAGCAGTAACTTTAATTTGATCAACCATTGGTATCACATCGTTGGCGTCTACGACACGGTGGATGATACTTATGAGATCTACATTGATGGCCAACTGCATAAAACCGGTTCTTACAACCTGGTTGACCAAGGGGCCAATTACCTTTCGCTGGGGACACGGACTGGCTCGACGGAACGGTTCGACGGGACGATCGACGATCTGCGAATCTACAACTACGAACTCGATGCGCAAGAGATAGCGGAATTGTATGGCCTTGTAGGGCATTGGAAGTTCAATGAGGGAAGTGGGAGTGTCGCGGCCGATAGTACTGCCTTCGGCAACAATGCGACCATCAATGGAGCAACCTGGGGGACTGATTGCGCCGGCAATCCAATCCTTGCTTTCGACGGTTCAGGCGACAACGCGAGGACCAATTCCAACTTCACGCCTCCTTCGGAAGGAACAATCGCGTTTTGGTTTCAGAGTGCGAATCCTGCCGCGTCGCATCAGCGCTTGTGGGGCGTCGGTGGTGACTACGAAATGCGCCAGTCAACCGACGGCGTCATGTTCTGTGACATTACAGGCGATGCCAATTCAACCGGCTTTTTTTCCGAACCATTGGTTGGGGCGAAGTGGTATCACTTTGTCGCCATATACGATACGGACGATGAAAGCTATGCAATCTACATCGATGGCGAGCTTAACAAGAGTGGCGTTTCAGCCAGTAACTTGACAGCGCAGTCTGCCAATCGGCTTACCTTCGGGACACGCACAGGATCTTCCGAATATTGGCAAGGCTCGATGCGTGACTTCCGGATCTATAACCGCAAGATCCTGACATCTGAGATTTTGGAGCTTGCCGGGGTGATCGCTCATTACGAACTCGATGAAACGAGCGGATCGATCGCTTACGATTCGTCCCTGGCTAGCAATCATGCCACGTATATCAATTCACCGACACTTGCCGTTGGCGGACCGAATTCAACCGAGTTGGGAACCGCCATCGAGCTCGATGGCTCGACGCAATACGTCACCAGCGGCAAGAGCCTGCTTAACGGTTTGAAACAGTTCACCGTGGCCGGCTGGATCTATTTCGACTCGTTGTCCGCGAATCGATCGTTCTTCGGTCAAAACGACGTGATCGAGTTTGGCATCAATGGGGGCGATGGGCAAATCCATGTATGGACGGCGAACGGGGGTTCGTTGTACGTTTCCGGAACACTGTCTGCAGGTCGATGGGTGCATGTTGCCGCAGTGGGAGACGGGAGTACCCTTTCCGTTTATGTGAATGGAGCTCTCGTAGACGTGGGAGGTAG